Proteins encoded within one genomic window of Bacteroidetes bacterium SB0662_bin_6:
- a CDS encoding CvpA family protein codes for MSSSILDILIAAGLLIGLARGLSTGAVRQIVGLAGTALAIVLALELMHPVGNAIGGILGAGAGIVPILGFIVVFAAVQLALYVLAKVIETSLKMLRLSMANRAAGAIVGLCKAALLLSVLFLVLNFFNIPNPENREASALYRPVAAVFPATWDFVAERFPAVRNLSDRFGEEVRERFDDVLPGPEDMMPEPDGVTPGPDEALSEPDDTLPGSEDALPGFEDEAAGE; via the coding sequence ATGTCTTCCTCCATACTGGACATACTGATCGCCGCCGGTTTGCTGATAGGGTTGGCGCGCGGCTTGTCGACCGGGGCGGTACGCCAGATCGTGGGGCTTGCGGGTACGGCGCTGGCTATCGTACTTGCTCTTGAACTGATGCACCCCGTAGGGAACGCCATCGGCGGGATTTTGGGCGCCGGGGCAGGCATCGTTCCGATTCTGGGCTTCATTGTCGTGTTTGCGGCAGTCCAACTGGCGCTTTACGTGCTTGCGAAGGTCATCGAAACCAGTCTCAAGATGCTCAGGTTGAGCATGGCGAATCGGGCGGCTGGGGCAATAGTCGGCCTGTGCAAGGCGGCGCTTCTGCTGAGTGTGCTGTTTCTGGTGCTGAATTTCTTCAACATCCCGAATCCCGAAAACCGCGAGGCCTCGGCATTGTACAGGCCGGTAGCCGCGGTTTTCCCCGCAACATGGGACTTTGTCGCCGAAAGATTTCCTGCCGTCCGTAATCTGTCGGACCGGTTCGGGGAGGAGGTCCGGGAGCGGTTCGACGATGTGCTACCCGGACCCGAGGATATGATGCCTGAACCCGACGGTGTGACGCCTGGGCCTGACGAGGCGTTATCCGAACCCGACGACACACTGCCCGGATCCGAAGATGCACTGCCCGGATTCGAAGACGAAGCGGCGGGGGAATAG
- a CDS encoding DUF418 domain-containing protein has translation MSTYTPVAPGERIQSLDVLRGFALLGILIMNVQSFSMPTAAYVNPTAWGDLTGINLMVWLASHVLADQKFMTLFSILFGAGVCLFADRAEARSGRSASVHYRRMFWLLVFGLLHVYFLWTGDILVPYAICGCGIYLFRNRSPRRLLVLGICVFSVATFLNLFFAWGLMNYASPEAVAGVASFWTPDAAALEAELAAYQGGWMAQQAYRVRAAFEMHTFVMPVFMLWPCGGAMLVGMALYKWGVLSAARSSRFYRRMIVIGVAAGLTAIGAGVWWNFSGGWTWQSSFFTGVQFNYWGSTGVALGYLGLIMLAVQKGVFSNLQRRLAAVGRLAFTNYILQTVLCTLLFYGHGFGLFGSVERYQQLFVVLAVWLIQLWLSPVWLRRYAYGPLEWAWRALTYWYIPKMRLRESPAQ, from the coding sequence ATGTCCACCTATACGCCGGTCGCTCCCGGCGAGCGGATCCAAAGTCTCGATGTGCTCCGGGGCTTTGCTTTGCTCGGCATTCTCATCATGAACGTACAGTCGTTCTCCATGCCGACCGCCGCCTACGTGAATCCGACGGCGTGGGGTGATCTGACCGGCATCAACCTGATGGTTTGGCTGGCCAGCCATGTCCTGGCCGATCAGAAATTCATGACGCTGTTTTCGATCCTGTTCGGAGCGGGCGTCTGCCTGTTCGCGGACCGGGCTGAGGCCCGCAGTGGACGATCCGCTTCCGTACACTACCGGAGGATGTTCTGGCTGCTGGTTTTCGGCCTGCTCCATGTCTATTTCCTTTGGACGGGGGACATTCTGGTGCCGTACGCCATATGCGGCTGCGGGATATACCTGTTCCGCAACCGCTCTCCCCGGAGACTCCTTGTGCTGGGAATTTGTGTTTTCTCGGTGGCCACATTTCTGAATCTCTTTTTTGCCTGGGGACTGATGAATTATGCGTCTCCGGAAGCTGTCGCCGGCGTGGCGTCTTTCTGGACGCCGGACGCTGCCGCGCTTGAGGCGGAACTGGCTGCGTACCAGGGAGGATGGATGGCCCAGCAGGCCTACCGTGTGCGTGCAGCCTTTGAAATGCACACCTTCGTTATGCCGGTGTTCATGCTATGGCCGTGCGGCGGGGCCATGCTGGTGGGCATGGCGCTCTACAAATGGGGCGTGCTGAGCGCAGCGCGGAGCAGCCGGTTCTACCGGCGTATGATCGTTATCGGCGTGGCGGCGGGCCTGACGGCGATTGGCGCAGGCGTGTGGTGGAATTTCTCCGGCGGTTGGACCTGGCAGAGTTCTTTCTTCACAGGGGTGCAGTTCAACTACTGGGGCAGCACGGGCGTGGCGCTCGGTTATCTGGGCCTGATCATGCTGGCGGTGCAGAAGGGCGTCTTTTCGAACCTGCAACGCCGTCTTGCCGCTGTGGGCCGGCTGGCGTTCACGAACTACATCCTGCAAACCGTTTTGTGCACGCTACTTTTCTATGGGCACGGGTTCGGGCTCTTCGGGAGTGTCGAGCGCTATCAGCAACTCTTTGTCGTACTTGCCGTATGGCTTATTCAGTTGTGGCTGTCGCCCGTCTGGTTGCGGCGCTACGCGTACGGCCCGCTGGAATGGGCTTGGCGCGCCCTGACGTACTGGTATATTCCGAAGATGCGTTTGCGCGAAAGCCCGGCGCAGTGA
- a CDS encoding SRPBCC domain-containing protein, whose protein sequence is MPDIYHTLSIAGSKERIFEAISTAEGLNSWWTLTAGGIPEFGAIYDFGFGPDYQWQAEVVRCEPGAVLEWKMIKAADDWMGTHVGFRLKTVGDATQIDFYHTGWAEITNHYRVCSFWWCMYLRLLRRYIERGEVVPHHERNDA, encoded by the coding sequence ATGCCGGATATCTACCACACCCTGTCGATCGCTGGTTCGAAAGAACGCATCTTTGAAGCCATCAGCACCGCCGAAGGCCTTAATTCCTGGTGGACCCTGACCGCCGGCGGGATTCCCGAATTCGGCGCAATCTACGATTTCGGGTTCGGTCCGGATTATCAGTGGCAGGCCGAAGTCGTCCGGTGCGAGCCCGGGGCCGTGCTGGAATGGAAAATGATCAAAGCCGCCGACGACTGGATGGGAACGCATGTCGGTTTTCGACTCAAGACCGTCGGCGATGCCACGCAGATCGATTTTTATCATACGGGATGGGCCGAAATAACTAACCATTATCGGGTGTGCTCATTCTGGTGGTGCATGTATCTCCGGTTGCTGCGCCGGTACATAGAGCGGGGGGAAGTTGTGCCTCACCATGAGCGCAACGATGCATAG
- a CDS encoding isoprenylcysteine carboxylmethyltransferase family protein, whose protein sequence is MNLQLIKAIVILPGTALVFIPGAILWLSAGSPGAMALAGPEDPRFWIGALLGVTGLFFAAWTVRLFVKVGKGTPAPWAPPKKLVVRGPYSHVRNPMLTSVNVMLVAESLLFGSWYLVGWMLVFFLLNTVFFVFFEEPGLERRFGEDYRRYKANVPRWIPRRRPWDGS, encoded by the coding sequence ATGAATCTGCAACTCATCAAGGCTATTGTCATCCTGCCCGGGACGGCCCTTGTTTTTATTCCGGGGGCAATACTATGGCTTTCGGCGGGCTCGCCAGGGGCTATGGCGCTGGCAGGGCCTGAAGATCCCAGGTTCTGGATAGGTGCTTTACTGGGAGTCACCGGCCTCTTCTTTGCCGCCTGGACGGTCAGGTTGTTTGTGAAGGTTGGCAAGGGCACGCCTGCGCCGTGGGCGCCGCCGAAGAAGCTGGTGGTTCGCGGTCCCTACAGCCATGTCCGGAACCCCATGCTCACGAGCGTAAATGTCATGCTCGTCGCCGAGTCGTTGCTATTCGGTTCGTGGTATCTGGTCGGCTGGATGCTCGTCTTCTTCCTGCTCAACACGGTCTTTTTCGTATTTTTTGAAGAGCCGGGCCTCGAACGGCGCTTCGGCGAAGACTATCGGCGCTACAAGGCCAATGTGCCGCGCTGGATACCCCGCCGCCGGCCTTGGGACGGGTCGTGA